Proteins from a genomic interval of Drosophila melanogaster chromosome 2R:
- the CG12826 gene encoding uncharacterized protein — protein MDLKQLYSWICLLISIIICKVSEAKPTYYDLDSYENYDTDRYDSYGGSSYALTYGKPLTDNRLKKLSPGYYYVDDGYIAPVASSAGYTRREGVSASDSGSLPHNVKFTPIVRVRQTKTKRKKLFVPNFFG, from the exons ATGGATCTTAAG CAATTGTACTCGTGGATCTGCCTGCTGATCAGCATCATCATCTGCAAAGTGTCCGAGGCCAAGCCCACCTACTACGACTTGGATAGCTACGAAAACTACGACACAGATCGCTATGACAGCTACGGCGGGTCCTCGTACGCCCTGACCTACGGGAAACCGTTAACGGACAACCGCCTTAAGAAGCTGAGTCCGGGCTACTACTACGTGGACGATGGGTACATCGCCCCGGTGGCCTCCAGCGCCGGCTACACCCGCCGCGAGGGCGTCTCCGCCTCCGACAGTGGCTCCTTGCCCCACAATGTCAAGTTTACTCCCATCGTGCGCGTCCGGCAGACCAAGACCAAGCGCAAGAAGCTCTTCGTGCCCAACTTCTTTGGCTAG
- the mRpL52 gene encoding mitochondrial ribosomal protein L52: MLKITKICLASSATSTAQRSIALTAPRAIDQKWRAAKGLPENPNAFGPLTNLPDYTYLDGRPTPLGANQKRRLIKQQEIATRIVELSGELEFAKQRHERLKANAESEKQRLIRSKLKPKGHFLLKK, encoded by the exons ATGCTGAAAATAACAAAGATCTGCTTGGCCAGCTCCGCCACAAGTACAG CTCAGCGAAGCATTGCTCTTACTGCCCCCCGTGCCATTGATCAGAAGTGGCGTGCAGCCAAGGGATTGCCGGAAAACCCAAATGCCTTTGGCCCACTCACCAACCTGCCCGACTACACGTACTTAGATGGTAGGCCCACGCCGCTAGGT GCCAACCAGAAGAGGCGCCTGATTAAGCAGCAGGAGATCGCCACCAGGATCGTGGAGCTAAGTGGGGAGCTAGAGTTCGCCAAGCAGCGACATGAACGCCTTAAGGCAAATGCCGAGTCCGAGAAACAGCGCCTCATCCGCAGCAAACTGAAGCCCAAGGGCCACTTCCTGCTCAAGAAATAG
- the CG12107 gene encoding uncharacterized protein produces the protein MATKTNTIERNGHSAKSSTLREICARAITKSEWEDKEEFLDVIYWSRQVFGIFLGVIWGIVPLKGFLGLVLFAGISCGIVYLYAINFQNVDEDAYGGVWELIKEGFMTSFAGFLVTWIIFYTGLHYDAIMAAKGS, from the exons ATGGCGACGAAAACAAATACCATCGAGCGCAACGGCCACTCGGCCAAAAGCTCCACACTACGGGAAATTTGCGCGCGCGCCATCACAAAATCGGAGTGGGAGGACAAG GAAGAGTTCCTGGACGTTATCTACTGGTCACGCCAGGTATTCGGCATCTTTCTGGGCGTCATCTGGGGCATTGTTCCGCTGAAGGGCTTTCTGGGCCTCGTACT ATTCGCCGGCATCAGCTGCGGGATCGTCTACCTGTACGCCATAAACTTTCAGAACGTGGACGAGGACGCCTACGGAGGGGTATGGGAGCTGATCAAGGAGGGGTTCATGACGTCGTTTGCCGGATTCCTGGTCACGTGGATCATCTTCTACACTGGCCTGCACTACGACGCCATAATGGCGGCGAAAGGATCTTAA
- the U2A gene encoding U2A: MVKLTPELINQSMQYINPCRERELDLRGYKIPQIENLGATLDQFDTIDLSDNDLRKLDNLPHLPRLKCLLLNNNRILRISEGLEEAVPNLGSIILTGNNLQELSDLEPLVGFTKLETICLLINPVSTKPNYREYMAYKFPQLRLLDFRKIKQKDRQAAQEFFRTKQGKDVLKEISRKSKMSAAAAIAAEAGNGKGRGSEGGRLANPQDMQRIREAIKRASSLAEVERLSQILQSGQLPDKFQHEMEAVAQNGAGHNGSGAVAMEY, encoded by the coding sequence ATGGTGAAACTAACGCCGGAGCTGATAAACCAGTCGATGCAATACATAAACCCATGCCGGGAGCGCGAGCTGGATTTGCGCGGCTATAAGATTCCACAAATCGAGAACCTGGGCGCAACTCTGGACCAGTTTGATACCATCGACTTGTCCGACAACGATCTGCGCAAGCTGGACAACCTGCCGCATCTGCCGCGCCTCAAGTGCCTGCTGCTGAACAACAACCGCATCCTGCGCATCAGCGAAGGGCTGGAGGAGGCGGTGCCCAACCTGGGCTCCATCATTCTCACCGGCAACAACCTGCAGGAGCTGAGCGACTTAGAGCCCCTGGTCGGATTCACCAAGCTGGAAACCATCTGCCTGCTTATCAACCCGGTATCCACGAAGCCCAACTACCGCGAGTACATGGCCTACAAGTTCCCGCAGCTGCGGCTACTCGACTTCAGGAAGATCAAGCAGAAGGACCGCCAGGCGGCGCAGGAGTTCTTCCGCACCAAGCAGGGCAAGGACGTGCTAAAGGAGATTAGCCGGAAGTCCAAGATGAGCGCCGCAGCCGCCATAGCTGCAGAGGCGGGGAATGGCAAGGGAAGGGGATCGGAAGGCGGACGACTGGCCAATCCGCAGGACATGCAGCGCATCCGCGAGGCCATCAAGCGGGCCAGCTCTCTGGCAGAGGTGGAGCGTCTATCGCAGATCCTGCAAAGCGGCCAGCTGCCGGATAAGTTTCAGCACGAGATGGAGGCGGTGGCACAGAACGGGGCGGGGCACAACGGTTCGGGGGCCGTGGCCATGGAATACTAG
- the LRR gene encoding Leucine-rich repeat, isoform D, giving the protein MTDSIAVDDGGVDECCDSITELPSASFQLQHLVKGRPKRAKTRAPTRPLVTTECAGGSREIGEGLEHFFRPGSVTPTTLTPLVSPTSEECSSLSFVDSPTMSRDGNGHMTSEETTPILEERRPIKLERQSPLLKSASWATRSRSTDNLEKYSPLVGRKSPLVKMRTEGGPGSGSATGAEETSMPSSNLLKATAREDKTRSPSSDSIKSHAAGEGSVIVKTGNGILRTPIVLQKPRPWSVVGSEPKAGGDLITGNGNADSSKTTPDKLEEDDVEIVTFGNTCSGSIVGITPGIALSTSGGGSIVGITPGGALEKKSVRELAAGLNRMELPLKPPVMPRTLLNATSVRTSTSSTGSTSNSVSVSSSTNANTSMTVLNQSQTRSRIVSSTSSTDSTETITERSTTSTSSSSSSSYEKQHAKACANLISNEILSMRNGQLGAKSGSCAESGGVKRIAGKEISTLFEETLVEELQQSMATRRGFRDSTYTKEDVVDL; this is encoded by the exons ATGACCGACAGCATCGCTGTGGACGACGGAGGAGTGGATGAGTGTTGCGACTCCATCACCGAGCTGCCCAGCGCCTCGTTCCAGCTCCAGCATCTGGTCAAAGGACGTCCGAAGCGGGCCAAAACGCGTGCACCAACTCGGCCGTTGGTCACCACCGAGTGCGCCGGGGGCAGCAGGGAAATTGGCGAAGGTTTGGAACACTTCTTCCGGCCCGGTTCTGTTACGCCCACTACCCTGACTCCCCTAGTTTCTCCAACGTCGGAGGAATGCAGCTCCTTGTCGTTTGTGGACAGTCCCACGATGAGCCGCGATGGGAATGGACATATGACCTCCGAGGAGACCACTCCCATTCTGGAGGAACGCCGACCAATTAAATTGGAGCGCCAGTCGCCATTGCTCAAAA gtGCGTCATGGGCCACCCGCTCCCGGTCCACGGACAATCTAGAGAAGTATTCGCCACTGGTGGGTCGTAAGTCCCCGCTGGTCAAGATGCGAACTGAAGGAGGTCCCGGCTCGGGATCTGCCACCGGTGCTGAGGAGACGTCTATGCCCAGTTCTAATCTGCTTAAGGCAACCGCCCGAGAGGACAAAACGCGTTCGCCCAGCAGCGATTCGATCAAAAGCCATGCCGCAGGCGAGGGTAGTGTTATTGTGAAGACTGGCAACGGCATCCTGCGAACACCCATAGTTCTGCAGAAGCCGCGTCCGTGGTCGGTTGTTGGAAGCGAGCCAAAGGCAGGCGGAGATCTTATTACAGGCAATGGGAATGCCGACTCCAGCAAGACCACGCCGGACAAACTAGAAGAAG ATGATGTCGAGATAGTGACATTTGGAAATACCTGCAGTGGCTCAATTGTTGGCATCACGCCGGGCATAGCTTTATCCACCAGTGGCGGTGGAAGCATTGTGGGCATTACACCAG GAGGTGCCCTTGAAAAGAAGTCTGTGCGAGAACTAGCAGCGGGTCTAAACAGAATGG AACTCCCCCTAAAGCCGCCCGTTATGCCAAGAACCCTGCTGAACGCGACTAGTGTCCGCACAAGCACGTCCTCCACAGGCTCCACCTCCAATAGTGTATCAGTCAGCTCATCCACGAACGCCAACACATCGATGACAGTATTAAACCAGAGCCAGACACGATCACGGATCGTAAGCTCGACCAGCAGCACTGACAGCACCGAGACCATCACAGAgcgcagcaccaccagcactaGCAGCAGTTCATCCAGCAGCTACGAGAAGCAGCATGCCAAGGCCTGTGCCAATTTAATCAGCAACGAAATCCTCAGTATGCGCAACGGACAGTTGGGCGCCAAGTCTGGAAGCTGCGCAGAAAGTGGTGGTGTGAAGCGGATAGCCGGCAAGGAGATCTCCACGCTATTCGAG GAGACATTAGTTGAAGAACTGCAGCAGAGCATGGCGACCAGACGCGGTTTTAGAGACTCGACCTACACCAAGGAGGATGTCGTTGATTTATAA
- the LRR gene encoding Leucine-rich repeat, isoform A encodes MGLMRTLCCCFGAGQSNQSSGASPAYKACPDEEPLEELVTDPERADQSPKNEIEQSLAAAISDRATDEVLEALTRYRRGMGIAESPSVLLDEPQTPDIVRSRSSHDADGLIIRPGGRGSILPKLGLESPTATPHLPTKRRSLAKKVRPQSVVENLSLGHFPDLLESPSSHRSNSQLSARAAAGAAALVGAANMTDSIAVDDGGVDECCDSITELPSASFQLQHLVKGRPKRAKTRAPTRPLVTTECAGGSREIGEGLEHFFRPGSVTPTTLTPLVSPTSEECSSLSFVDSPTMSRDGNGHMTSEETTPILEERRPIKLERQSPLLKSASWATRSRSTDNLEKYSPLVGRKSPLVKMRTEGGPGSGSATGAEETSMPSSNLLKATAREDKTRSPSSDSIKSHAAGEGSVIVKTGNGILRTPIVLQKPRPWSVVGSEPKAGGDLITGNGNADSSKTTPDKLEEDDVEIVTFGNTCSGSIVGITPGIALSTSGGGSIVGITPGGALEKKSVRELAAGLNRMELPLKPPVMPRTLLNATSVRTSTSSTGSTSNSVSVSSSTNANTSMTVLNQSQTRSRIVSSTSSTDSTETITERSTTSTSSSSSSSYEKQHAKACANLISNEILSMRNGQLGAKSGSCAESGGVKRIAGKEISTLFEV; translated from the exons ATGGGTCTCATGCGCACTTTGTGCTGCTGCTTCGGTGCAGGGCAGAGTAATCAGTCTTCGGGCGCAAGTCCAGCTTATAAGGCGTGTCCGGACGAGGAGCCTTTGGAGGAGTTGGTCACAGATCCAGAAAGAGCGGATCAGTCTCCTAAGAA TGAGATCGAACAATCCCTGGCCGCCGCCATCTCAGACCGTGCTACGGATGAGGTGCTGGAGGCCCTGACCCGCTACCGCCGTGGCATGGGCATCGCGGAATCGCCATCGGTGCTGCTAGACGAACCGCAGACGCCGGACATCGTGCGCAGTCGCTCCAGTCAT GATGCGGATGGTTTAATCATACGACCGGGTGGACGAGGCTCGATATTGCCCAAACTGGGCTTGGAATCGCCCACT GCCACACCGCATCTGCCCACCAAGCGACGCAGTCTGGCAAAGAAAGTGCGTCCCCAGTCCGTGGTGGAGAATCTCAGCCTGGGCCACTTCCCTGACCTCCTGGAGTCACCCTCCTCGCACCGATCTAACTCCCAGTTGTCCGCCCGTGCAGCTGCAGGTGCCGCCGCCTTGGTGGGAGCCGCCAATATGACCGACAGCATCGCTGTGGACGACGGAGGAGTGGATGAGTGTTGCGACTCCATCACCGAGCTGCCCAGCGCCTCGTTCCAGCTCCAGCATCTGGTCAAAGGACGTCCGAAGCGGGCCAAAACGCGTGCACCAACTCGGCCGTTGGTCACCACCGAGTGCGCCGGGGGCAGCAGGGAAATTGGCGAAGGTTTGGAACACTTCTTCCGGCCCGGTTCTGTTACGCCCACTACCCTGACTCCCCTAGTTTCTCCAACGTCGGAGGAATGCAGCTCCTTGTCGTTTGTGGACAGTCCCACGATGAGCCGCGATGGGAATGGACATATGACCTCCGAGGAGACCACTCCCATTCTGGAGGAACGCCGACCAATTAAATTGGAGCGCCAGTCGCCATTGCTCAAAA gtGCGTCATGGGCCACCCGCTCCCGGTCCACGGACAATCTAGAGAAGTATTCGCCACTGGTGGGTCGTAAGTCCCCGCTGGTCAAGATGCGAACTGAAGGAGGTCCCGGCTCGGGATCTGCCACCGGTGCTGAGGAGACGTCTATGCCCAGTTCTAATCTGCTTAAGGCAACCGCCCGAGAGGACAAAACGCGTTCGCCCAGCAGCGATTCGATCAAAAGCCATGCCGCAGGCGAGGGTAGTGTTATTGTGAAGACTGGCAACGGCATCCTGCGAACACCCATAGTTCTGCAGAAGCCGCGTCCGTGGTCGGTTGTTGGAAGCGAGCCAAAGGCAGGCGGAGATCTTATTACAGGCAATGGGAATGCCGACTCCAGCAAGACCACGCCGGACAAACTAGAAGAAG ATGATGTCGAGATAGTGACATTTGGAAATACCTGCAGTGGCTCAATTGTTGGCATCACGCCGGGCATAGCTTTATCCACCAGTGGCGGTGGAAGCATTGTGGGCATTACACCAG GAGGTGCCCTTGAAAAGAAGTCTGTGCGAGAACTAGCAGCGGGTCTAAACAGAATGG AACTCCCCCTAAAGCCGCCCGTTATGCCAAGAACCCTGCTGAACGCGACTAGTGTCCGCACAAGCACGTCCTCCACAGGCTCCACCTCCAATAGTGTATCAGTCAGCTCATCCACGAACGCCAACACATCGATGACAGTATTAAACCAGAGCCAGACACGATCACGGATCGTAAGCTCGACCAGCAGCACTGACAGCACCGAGACCATCACAGAgcgcagcaccaccagcactaGCAGCAGTTCATCCAGCAGCTACGAGAAGCAGCATGCCAAGGCCTGTGCCAATTTAATCAGCAACGAAATCCTCAGTATGCGCAACGGACAGTTGGGCGCCAAGTCTGGAAGCTGCGCAGAAAGTGGTGGTGTGAAGCGGATAGCCGGCAAGGAGATCTCCACGCTATTCGAGGTTTGA